A portion of the Pseudoxanthomonas sp. JBR18 genome contains these proteins:
- a CDS encoding 2-hydroxychromene-2-carboxylate isomerase — MAESIDYFVSLISPWSYLGHQALMDTARRHRATVKVRPVRIFDLFAEVGSLPLPQRPPVRQSYRLIELQRVRAQRGLPLNLQPKFYPVDVALADRSVIALVEQGHDPAGYMADAFAALWVNEQDLAEPDTLAALLAARGFDPQAVLQDAASGRIEGIYADNTQAAIKAGLPGLPGYVRFNEPFWGQDRIEMLDAALASERPPYRAG; from the coding sequence ATGGCCGAGTCCATCGATTACTTCGTCAGCCTGATTTCTCCCTGGTCCTACCTGGGCCACCAGGCGCTGATGGACACGGCCAGGCGACATCGGGCGACGGTGAAGGTGCGCCCGGTGCGGATCTTCGACCTGTTCGCGGAGGTCGGCTCGCTGCCGCTACCGCAACGTCCGCCGGTGCGGCAGTCGTATCGCCTGATCGAGTTGCAGCGCGTGCGTGCCCAGCGTGGACTGCCGCTCAACCTGCAGCCCAAGTTCTATCCGGTGGACGTAGCCCTGGCCGATCGCAGCGTGATCGCCCTGGTCGAGCAGGGGCACGATCCGGCCGGCTACATGGCCGATGCGTTCGCCGCGCTGTGGGTCAACGAGCAGGATCTGGCCGAGCCGGACACGCTGGCCGCGCTGCTGGCCGCGCGCGGCTTCGACCCTCAGGCGGTCCTGCAGGACGCAGCCAGTGGGCGCATCGAAGGCATCTACGCGGACAATACGCAGGCGGCCATCAAGGCGGGCCTGCCCGGTTTACCCGGCTACGTGCGCTTCAACGAGCCGTTTTGGGGGCAGGACCGGATCGAGATGCTGGACGCAGCGCTGGCCAGCGAGCGCCCGCCCTACCGTGCCGGGTGA
- a CDS encoding DUF6607 family protein, translating into MPRRLPLAALVTLVVLAPARAQSADPARDHAAILKIAGEFAVDFAFDETVLLQSGYERAAAMRSSADEAVVVVEDTPTRVVLQHLLVDGKRGHVTKHWREDWVYQAPQRFEFSADQTWTVRALSPQETAGAWTQCVYEVSDAPRYCGTGRWTYSGEVATWTSDEGWRPLPRREYTRRSDYNALRVVNRHTITPNGWSHEQFNTKVLRKPDGGQVEIAREFGFDDYRRDSQVDFAPAYAYWQATSDFWAGVRARWAGFLNAPPGLHLKTKLDGMAMVMPLFEQADTLVQGGKVEAAQTDAVFARYVEAAPATAER; encoded by the coding sequence ATGCCCCGACGCCTGCCGCTCGCCGCCCTCGTGACCCTAGTCGTGCTCGCACCGGCGCGTGCGCAATCCGCCGATCCGGCCCGTGACCATGCGGCCATCCTGAAGATCGCCGGCGAGTTCGCGGTGGACTTCGCCTTCGACGAGACCGTGCTGCTGCAGTCCGGCTATGAGCGCGCCGCGGCCATGCGCAGCAGCGCCGACGAGGCGGTGGTCGTGGTTGAGGACACGCCCACCCGCGTGGTCCTGCAGCACCTGCTGGTCGACGGCAAGCGTGGCCATGTCACCAAGCACTGGCGCGAGGACTGGGTCTACCAGGCGCCGCAGCGGTTCGAGTTCAGCGCCGACCAGACCTGGACCGTGCGCGCGCTGTCGCCGCAGGAGACCGCCGGTGCCTGGACCCAGTGCGTGTACGAGGTCAGCGACGCGCCGCGCTACTGCGGCACCGGCCGCTGGACCTACAGCGGCGAGGTGGCGACCTGGACCAGTGACGAAGGCTGGCGTCCGCTGCCGCGTCGCGAGTACACCCGCCGTAGCGACTACAACGCCCTGCGCGTGGTCAACCGCCACACCATCACGCCCAACGGATGGAGCCACGAGCAGTTCAACACCAAGGTGCTGCGCAAGCCCGACGGCGGCCAGGTGGAGATCGCGCGCGAGTTCGGCTTCGACGACTATCGCCGCGACAGCCAGGTCGACTTCGCGCCGGCCTACGCCTACTGGCAGGCGACCAGCGACTTCTGGGCCGGCGTGCGTGCGCGCTGGGCCGGGTTCCTGAACGCGCCCCCGGGCCTGCACCTGAAGACCAAGCTCGATGGCATGGCGATGGTGATGCCGCTGTTCGAGCAGGCCGACACCTTGGTGCAGGGCGGCAAGGTCGAGGCCGCGCAGACCGACGCGGTGTTCGCCAGGTATGTGGAAGCCGCGCCGGCCACGGCCGAACGCTGA
- a CDS encoding hemin uptake protein HemP, whose amino-acid sequence MSVHPVAFPPALPRTHEQSPRVVPPSDVLSSEVLLKGRKEILIQHGDRTYRLRHTSNDKLILTK is encoded by the coding sequence ATGTCCGTCCATCCCGTCGCGTTCCCGCCGGCCCTGCCGCGCACCCACGAACAGAGCCCGCGCGTCGTGCCTCCCAGCGACGTCCTGAGCAGCGAGGTGCTGCTCAAGGGGCGTAAGGAAATCCTGATCCAGCACGGTGACCGCACCTATCGCCTGCGCCATACCAGCAACGACAAACTGATCCTGACCAAGTAA
- a CDS encoding CPBP family intramembrane glutamic endopeptidase: MMSRALAWVCLVLALVAPHLGVPFFLYPIAGLVLCRAALKLQGMRWPEVGVSGSRWRWSQLVLGCVLGSVWGLVNFLVLGPWIVWLTGLRPDFSDFVFVQRGVGSLLAAWSAAWLIGGLYEEWVFRGVLHASLRRMTMPGRAGAVMAFLATSSAFALYHVQLGIFGVINAALLCLPLGLLQWRYRQQLASLVGFHACSDMVALLLIPLGRMPG, encoded by the coding sequence ATGATGTCACGCGCATTGGCATGGGTCTGTCTGGTCCTTGCGCTGGTCGCGCCCCATCTGGGTGTTCCTTTCTTCCTGTACCCGATAGCTGGCTTGGTGTTGTGCCGCGCGGCGCTGAAGCTTCAGGGAATGCGCTGGCCGGAAGTGGGCGTTTCCGGATCCCGCTGGCGCTGGTCGCAGCTTGTACTGGGATGTGTCCTTGGCAGTGTGTGGGGGCTGGTCAATTTCCTGGTCCTGGGTCCCTGGATCGTGTGGCTCACCGGCCTGCGTCCAGACTTTTCGGACTTCGTATTCGTACAAAGGGGGGTAGGCAGCCTGCTCGCGGCCTGGAGCGCGGCGTGGCTGATTGGCGGGCTTTACGAAGAATGGGTCTTTCGGGGCGTGCTCCATGCGTCGCTCCGTCGCATGACGATGCCGGGGCGGGCAGGGGCGGTGATGGCGTTCTTGGCCACCAGTTCCGCTTTTGCGCTCTACCACGTGCAACTCGGGATTTTTGGCGTGATCAACGCGGCACTGCTGTGCCTGCCGCTCGGGTTGCTCCAGTGGCGCTATCGGCAGCAGCTCGCTTCGCTTGTGGGATTCCACGCATGCTCGGACATGGTGGCCCTACTTCTCATCCCCCTGGGGCGCATGCCAGGGTAA
- a CDS encoding TonB-dependent hemoglobin/transferrin/lactoferrin family receptor, with the protein MPTFRVSLLACALACALASPARAADPAIVPPAGADAALPTRDFDPLQVTATRSQRAVSDVPNTVDVIERQRLDQTLVFDIKDLVRYEPGVSVTSSFGRFGLGGFRIRGLEANRVQIITDGIRVPDAFAIGSYSNANRNFVDLDTVKRVEILRGPASALYGSDALGGVVAFVTKDPSDYLKAGKDAYFGLKFGYAGDWNGLFAGATAAFGGERWSGLAAVSHRQGQAQENMGRDRSLAPVGTAANTRTAPNPQDRNGTSVLTKLVYAPSQTNRLRLTVEGNRDDTDTNVLTSRGYSASTRATTLDLRGADHQSRERVALAQEVDALDWALADSVDWQVYWQDSQTTQDTHELRTTASLGQHRRDRRFDFEQREIGVQVNLLKTIDAGSVVHTLRYGLDLQRTRTEQERDGRVTYADGTSTNVMLPDVFPVRDFPITDTTTSALYVQDEMAFGQRFSLVPAVRVDHYDLDPKPDTIFVEDNPGMAVTGLSKTSVSPKLGAVWKFAGDWSLYGGYALGFRAPPYNDANLGFTNLQFGYTAIPNPDLKPETSNGFELGLRYTGPAVYAALTGYRNDYHDFIESQGFVGYNAQGLMVFQSRNVSRARIYGGEFKGGIDLGALAGWSGWSLRAAAAWSHGQDLTADVPLDTIDPLTGTLGLAYDAQAWGVELAGTFARRKDRVSDASYFRPAGFGVADLMGHWNFAPGARVNVGVFNLGDRKYFNPGDVPVGTLASSATLDRYTSPGRSVSASLTVEW; encoded by the coding sequence ATGCCGACGTTCCGTGTTTCCCTGCTTGCCTGTGCGCTCGCCTGCGCGTTGGCGTCCCCGGCGCGCGCCGCCGATCCCGCCATCGTCCCACCGGCCGGTGCCGACGCTGCGCTGCCAACGCGCGATTTCGATCCGCTGCAGGTCACCGCCACGCGCAGCCAGCGCGCGGTGTCCGACGTGCCCAACACCGTGGATGTGATCGAGCGCCAGCGCCTGGACCAGACCCTGGTCTTCGACATCAAGGATCTGGTGCGTTACGAACCCGGCGTGTCGGTGACCTCCAGCTTCGGACGTTTCGGCCTGGGTGGCTTCCGCATTCGCGGTCTGGAGGCCAACCGCGTGCAGATCATCACCGACGGCATCCGCGTGCCCGACGCGTTCGCCATCGGCAGCTATTCCAATGCCAACCGCAACTTCGTCGACCTGGACACGGTCAAGCGCGTGGAGATCCTGCGCGGGCCGGCCAGCGCGCTGTACGGCTCCGACGCCCTGGGCGGCGTGGTCGCCTTCGTCACCAAGGACCCTTCGGATTATCTGAAGGCGGGCAAGGACGCCTACTTTGGCCTCAAGTTCGGCTATGCGGGTGATTGGAACGGCCTGTTCGCTGGCGCGACGGCCGCCTTCGGCGGGGAGCGCTGGAGCGGCCTGGCGGCGGTCAGCCATCGCCAGGGCCAAGCGCAGGAGAACATGGGGCGCGATCGCAGCCTGGCGCCGGTGGGCACTGCCGCCAACACCCGCACCGCGCCCAATCCGCAGGACCGCAACGGCACCAGCGTGCTGACCAAGCTGGTCTACGCGCCGTCGCAGACCAACCGCCTGCGCCTGACGGTGGAGGGCAACCGCGACGACACCGACACCAACGTGCTCACCTCGCGCGGCTACAGCGCCTCGACCCGCGCCACCACGCTGGACCTGCGCGGTGCCGACCATCAGTCGCGCGAACGCGTGGCCCTGGCGCAGGAGGTGGACGCGCTGGACTGGGCGCTGGCCGACAGCGTGGATTGGCAGGTCTATTGGCAGGACAGCCAGACCACGCAGGACACCCACGAGCTGCGCACCACCGCCAGCCTGGGCCAACATCGCCGCGACCGGCGCTTCGACTTCGAGCAGCGCGAGATCGGCGTGCAGGTGAACCTGCTCAAGACCATCGACGCCGGCAGCGTGGTCCACACCTTGCGTTACGGTCTGGACCTGCAGCGCACGCGCACCGAACAGGAGCGCGATGGCCGGGTGACCTACGCCGATGGCACCAGCACCAATGTGATGTTGCCGGACGTCTTCCCGGTGCGCGACTTCCCGATCACCGACACCACGACCTCGGCCCTGTACGTCCAGGACGAGATGGCCTTCGGCCAGCGCTTCAGCCTGGTGCCGGCGGTGCGCGTGGACCATTACGACCTGGACCCCAAGCCCGATACCATCTTCGTCGAGGACAACCCGGGCATGGCGGTGACCGGCCTGAGCAAGACCAGCGTCTCGCCCAAGCTGGGCGCGGTGTGGAAGTTCGCCGGCGACTGGTCGCTGTACGGCGGCTACGCGCTTGGCTTCCGCGCGCCGCCCTACAACGATGCCAACCTGGGCTTCACCAATCTGCAGTTCGGCTACACCGCCATCCCCAACCCGGACCTCAAGCCGGAGACCAGCAACGGCTTCGAGCTGGGCCTGCGCTACACCGGCCCGGCGGTGTACGCCGCGCTGACCGGCTATCGCAACGACTACCACGACTTCATCGAGTCGCAGGGCTTCGTGGGCTACAACGCGCAGGGGCTGATGGTGTTCCAGTCGCGCAACGTGTCGCGGGCACGCATCTATGGCGGCGAGTTCAAGGGCGGCATCGACCTGGGCGCGCTGGCCGGCTGGAGCGGCTGGTCGCTGCGCGCGGCCGCGGCCTGGTCGCACGGACAGGACCTGACCGCCGATGTGCCGCTGGACACGATCGATCCGCTGACCGGCACCCTCGGCCTGGCCTATGACGCGCAGGCCTGGGGCGTGGAGCTGGCCGGTACCTTCGCCCGGCGCAAGGACCGTGTGTCCGACGCGAGCTACTTTCGCCCGGCCGGCTTTGGGGTGGCCGATCTGATGGGGCACTGGAACTTCGCCCCCGGCGCCCGGGTGAACGTGGGCGTGTTCAACCTGGGCGACCGCAAGTACTTCAACCCGGGTGACGTGCCGGTGGGCACGCTGGCGAGCAGCGCGACGCTGGATCGCTACACCAGCCCGGGCCGCAGCGTCTCGGCCAGCCTGACGGTGGAATGGTGA
- a CDS encoding ribokinase, whose product MSSVVVVGSFNVDHVWRCDVLPAAGATIAGRYSSGPGGKGFNQAIAAARAGAATTFICSLGQDPGGTMARELAAADGVTVVAESSAEPTGTGGIYVDNHGRNTIVIGPGANFTLSPDFIAAQQETLAGAKIVLAQLESPLESIEATMSAARAAGVTTILNAAPANAVASIALLRQSDILTPNETEFAALLGRHVGQRMEGDDVAALDGNTLHGLCRQLLPGGTVIITLGAVGVFVSHEDEQLRGDTQPYYRVGAEAAQTVDTTGAGDAFNGALAASLAQAPQAAFNTHVRFANRFAARSTEGEGAAASMPRLTPEA is encoded by the coding sequence ATGAGTTCTGTCGTTGTCGTCGGCTCCTTCAATGTCGACCACGTCTGGCGCTGCGATGTCCTGCCCGCCGCGGGTGCCACCATCGCCGGGCGCTACAGCTCCGGGCCCGGAGGCAAGGGCTTCAACCAGGCCATCGCCGCCGCACGCGCGGGCGCAGCCACCACATTCATCTGCTCGCTGGGCCAGGACCCGGGCGGTACGATGGCGCGCGAGCTGGCTGCGGCCGATGGCGTCACCGTCGTGGCCGAGTCCAGCGCCGAGCCCACCGGCACCGGCGGCATCTACGTGGACAACCACGGGCGCAACACCATCGTGATCGGCCCCGGCGCCAACTTCACCCTGAGCCCGGACTTCATCGCCGCCCAGCAGGAGACGCTGGCCGGCGCGAAGATCGTCCTGGCCCAGCTGGAATCGCCGCTGGAAAGCATTGAGGCCACCATGAGCGCCGCGCGCGCGGCGGGGGTGACCACCATCCTCAATGCCGCACCGGCCAATGCGGTGGCCAGCATCGCGCTGCTGCGACAGAGCGACATCCTCACCCCGAACGAGACCGAGTTCGCCGCCCTGCTCGGCCGCCATGTCGGCCAGCGCATGGAAGGCGACGACGTGGCCGCGCTGGACGGCAATACGCTGCACGGCCTGTGTCGCCAGCTGCTGCCGGGCGGCACGGTGATCATCACCCTGGGCGCGGTGGGCGTGTTCGTCTCCCACGAGGACGAACAGCTGCGCGGCGATACCCAGCCGTATTACCGCGTCGGTGCCGAAGCGGCGCAGACCGTGGACACCACGGGCGCGGGGGATGCGTTCAACGGGGCGCTGGCCGCCTCGCTGGCGCAGGCGCCGCAGGCTGCGTTCAACACCCACGTGCGTTTTGCCAACCGCTTCGCCGCCCGTTCCACCGAAGGTGAAGGCGCCGCTGCCTCCATGCCCAGGTTGACGCCCGAGGCGTAA
- a CDS encoding SPFH domain-containing protein yields the protein MGTGMILAAVIVVFVVVTLFKGVRVVPQGFEYTVEQFGKYTNTLSPGLHILIPYMQGVGRKVNMMEQVFDVPSQEVITKDNAVVKVDGVVFFQVLDAAKAAYEVSNLDQAMIALVQTNIRTVIGSMDLDESLSNRETINARLLGVVDHATSPWGVKVNRIEIKDIQPPRDLVDAMARQMKAERDKRASILEAEGARQSEILRAEGEKQSAILEAEGKREAAYREAEARERLAEAEAKATTLVSQAIAEGDVQAINYFVAQKYVEAFKELATAPNQKFVLMPMEASGMIGSLGGIAQLARQALGEDPARPPTVPPRVPRPGA from the coding sequence ATGGGAACGGGAATGATCCTGGCCGCGGTGATCGTGGTCTTCGTCGTGGTCACGCTGTTCAAGGGCGTGCGCGTGGTGCCGCAGGGCTTCGAGTACACGGTCGAACAATTCGGCAAGTACACCAATACGCTCTCGCCGGGGCTGCACATCCTGATTCCCTACATGCAGGGCGTGGGCCGCAAGGTCAACATGATGGAGCAGGTCTTCGACGTGCCCTCGCAGGAAGTCATCACCAAGGACAACGCGGTGGTGAAGGTGGACGGGGTGGTGTTCTTCCAGGTGCTGGACGCGGCCAAGGCGGCCTATGAGGTGTCCAACCTGGACCAGGCGATGATCGCGCTGGTGCAGACCAACATCCGCACCGTCATCGGTTCGATGGACCTGGACGAATCGCTCAGCAACCGCGAGACCATCAACGCGCGCCTGCTGGGCGTGGTCGACCACGCCACCAGCCCGTGGGGCGTCAAGGTCAACCGCATCGAGATCAAGGACATCCAGCCGCCGCGCGACCTGGTCGACGCGATGGCCCGGCAGATGAAGGCCGAGCGTGACAAGCGCGCCTCGATCCTGGAGGCCGAGGGCGCGCGCCAGTCGGAGATCCTGCGCGCCGAAGGCGAGAAGCAGAGCGCCATCCTGGAGGCCGAGGGTAAGCGCGAGGCGGCCTACCGCGAGGCCGAGGCCCGCGAGCGCCTGGCCGAAGCCGAAGCCAAGGCCACCACGCTGGTGTCGCAGGCCATCGCCGAGGGCGATGTGCAGGCGATCAACTACTTCGTGGCGCAGAAGTACGTGGAAGCGTTCAAGGAACTGGCCACCGCGCCCAACCAGAAATTCGTGCTGATGCCGATGGAGGCCTCCGGCATGATCGGCTCGCTCGGCGGCATCGCCCAACTGGCGCGACAAGCCTTGGGCGAGGATCCGGCGCGCCCGCCGACCGTGCCCCCGCGCGTGCCGCGTCCGGGCGCCTGA
- the gcvT gene encoding glycine cleavage system aminomethyltransferase GcvT, with translation MTQKTILNDSHRALGAKMVDFGGWDMPISYGSQIEEHHAVRRDAGMFDVSHMTVVDLRGPRTREFLRYLLANSVDKLKKPGKALYTAMLDERGGVIDDLIVYFLDEAFFRLVVNAATREKDLAWINRQAQAYGVEVTERPELAMVAVQGPNARAKVIGLLREEDRAAADKLGRFAALEARTTDGVDLFIARTGYTGEDGFEVVLPTEAAVAFWSALVDAGVTPAGLGARDTLRLEAGMNLYGQDMDESVSPYEAAMGWTVALDEGREFVGRPVLEAQQLQGAPRQLIGLVMDDKGVLRHGQKVLTAQGEGEILSGTFSPTLGKAIAFARVPAGEPGAVRVDIRGREVPVRVVKFPFVRDGQAQPGVLE, from the coding sequence ATGACCCAGAAGACCATCCTCAACGACAGTCACCGCGCCCTGGGCGCCAAGATGGTGGATTTTGGCGGCTGGGACATGCCGATCAGCTACGGCTCGCAGATCGAGGAACATCATGCCGTGCGCCGCGACGCCGGGATGTTCGACGTCAGCCACATGACCGTGGTCGACCTGCGCGGGCCGCGCACGCGCGAATTCCTGCGCTACCTGCTGGCCAACTCGGTGGACAAGCTGAAGAAGCCCGGCAAGGCGCTTTACACCGCCATGCTCGACGAGCGCGGCGGGGTCATCGACGATCTGATCGTGTATTTCCTGGACGAGGCGTTCTTCCGCCTGGTGGTCAATGCCGCCACGCGTGAGAAGGACCTGGCGTGGATCAACCGCCAGGCGCAGGCCTATGGCGTTGAAGTGACCGAGCGCCCCGAGCTGGCCATGGTCGCGGTGCAGGGGCCCAACGCGCGCGCCAAGGTGATCGGCCTGTTGCGTGAGGAAGACCGCGCCGCCGCCGACAAGCTCGGCCGCTTCGCCGCGCTGGAGGCCCGCACGACCGACGGGGTGGACCTGTTCATCGCCCGCACCGGCTATACAGGCGAAGACGGCTTCGAGGTCGTGCTGCCGACCGAGGCGGCTGTGGCGTTCTGGAGTGCACTGGTGGATGCCGGCGTCACGCCGGCTGGCCTTGGCGCGCGCGACACCCTGCGCCTGGAGGCGGGCATGAACCTCTATGGCCAGGACATGGACGAATCCGTCTCTCCCTACGAGGCGGCGATGGGCTGGACGGTGGCGCTGGACGAGGGCCGCGAGTTCGTCGGTCGCCCAGTACTGGAGGCGCAGCAACTGCAGGGCGCCCCGCGCCAGCTGATCGGGCTGGTGATGGACGACAAGGGCGTGCTGCGCCACGGCCAGAAAGTCCTGACCGCCCAGGGCGAGGGCGAGATCCTGTCCGGAACCTTCTCGCCGACCCTGGGCAAGGCCATTGCCTTCGCCCGCGTGCCAGCGGGCGAGCCTGGTGCGGTCCGCGTCGACATCCGGGGCCGCGAGGTTCCGGTGCGGGTCGTGAAGTTTCCTTTCGTGCGCGACGGCCAGGCCCAGCCTGGCGTCCTGGAGTAG
- a CDS encoding Hemin transport protein yields MTLDTIAPTTRADAARSLPLPQQLAALGTVLCLYRAQHGSELAGWNQAVRAAIQAGVESDGLRESLLFFDRDGACCWRLCLLPDSDFLAWDQLSARLPAHAAGNPHGRGVSERLWQRLARRLTGEQWRACPVRLHALPASGAQAVLAASLTPVSALGAAATREIVQAEGAELAAWDDCCCAQAALQSVGVGISHGDLADYVFRPDLRTGR; encoded by the coding sequence ATGACCCTCGACACGATTGCGCCGACCACGCGCGCCGATGCGGCCCGCTCGCTGCCGCTGCCGCAGCAGCTGGCCGCGCTGGGCACTGTGCTGTGCCTGTATCGCGCCCAGCACGGCAGTGAGCTGGCCGGCTGGAACCAGGCGGTGCGCGCGGCGATCCAGGCGGGCGTGGAAAGCGATGGGCTGCGCGAGAGCCTGCTGTTCTTCGACCGCGACGGCGCCTGCTGCTGGCGGCTGTGCCTGCTGCCGGACAGCGACTTCCTGGCCTGGGATCAGCTCAGTGCGCGCCTGCCGGCGCATGCGGCCGGCAATCCGCACGGGCGCGGGGTGAGCGAGCGGCTGTGGCAGCGCCTGGCCCGGCGCCTGACCGGCGAACAGTGGCGCGCGTGCCCGGTCCGCTTGCATGCGCTGCCCGCCTCGGGCGCGCAGGCGGTGCTGGCTGCCAGTCTGACGCCGGTTTCCGCACTGGGCGCGGCCGCCACGCGCGAGATCGTGCAGGCCGAAGGCGCCGAACTGGCTGCCTGGGACGACTGCTGCTGCGCGCAGGCCGCGCTGCAATCGGTGGGCGTCGGTATATCGCATGGGGACCTGGCCGACTACGTGTTCCGGCCCGACCTGAGAACCGGTCGATGA
- a CDS encoding NfeD family protein → MATRLAFWAVLALVLFAAEALVPGASLMWLGLAAAAMMAVMLVAPGLDILPQAILFAVFAIASLLVYGRWFRARAQVSDKPLLNRRAEQLVGQTAVLEHPIVRGRGRIQIADTYWSVEGPDLPVGTAVRVVATDGMTLQVVEA, encoded by the coding sequence ATGGCCACGCGTCTGGCGTTCTGGGCGGTGCTGGCGCTGGTGTTGTTCGCGGCCGAGGCGCTGGTCCCCGGCGCTTCGCTGATGTGGCTGGGCTTGGCTGCCGCGGCGATGATGGCGGTGATGCTGGTCGCTCCGGGCCTGGACATCCTGCCGCAGGCCATTCTGTTCGCGGTCTTCGCCATTGCCTCGCTGCTGGTCTACGGGCGCTGGTTCCGTGCCCGTGCCCAGGTCAGCGACAAACCGCTGCTCAACCGCCGCGCAGAGCAGTTGGTCGGCCAGACCGCTGTGCTCGAGCACCCCATCGTGCGCGGCCGCGGCCGCATCCAGATCGCCGACACGTACTGGAGCGTGGAGGGTCCGGATCTACCGGTTGGCACTGCAGTGCGGGTCGTGGCCACCGATGGCATGACTCTGCAGGTGGTCGAGGCCTGA
- the gcvH gene encoding glycine cleavage system protein GcvH translates to MSEIPGDLKFLKSHEWARVEGNGRVTVGISDHAQSLLGDLVYVELPNVGDTVTTGNASAVVESVKAASDVYSPVSGTVVEVNEALSDKPETINEDAYGEGWLFVVEISNADELAELLDPDAYAEQLEDEA, encoded by the coding sequence ATGAGCGAGATCCCTGGCGATCTGAAATTCCTCAAGTCCCACGAGTGGGCCCGCGTCGAAGGAAACGGACGGGTCACCGTCGGTATTTCCGACCACGCCCAGAGCCTGCTGGGCGACCTGGTCTATGTCGAGCTGCCCAACGTGGGCGACACGGTCACCACGGGCAATGCCAGTGCCGTGGTCGAGTCGGTCAAGGCGGCTTCGGACGTCTACAGCCCGGTGTCGGGCACCGTGGTCGAGGTCAACGAGGCGCTGTCCGACAAGCCCGAGACGATCAACGAAGACGCCTATGGCGAAGGTTGGCTGTTCGTCGTGGAGATCAGCAACGCCGACGAGTTGGCTGAACTGCTCGACCCGGACGCTTACGCCGAGCAGCTCGAAGACGAAGCGTGA
- a CDS encoding nucleoside transporter C-terminal domain-containing protein, translating into MLEGVWRIGFGLFGLVVLLGITWLFSNNKRAVDWRLVLTGVVLQIGFAALVLLVPGGRDVFDWLGQVFVKVLSFVTEGSTFIFGSLMNVQNYGFIFAFQVLPTIIFFSALMGVLYHLNVMQAVVRMMAWAITKVMRVSGAETTSVCASVFIGQTEAPLTVRPYIPKMTESELITMMIGGMAHIAGGVLAAYVGMLGGGDPAQQAFYAKHLLAASIMAAPATLVVAKILIPETGTPLTRGTVKMEVEKTTSNIIDAAAAGAGDGLRLALNIGAMLLAFIALIALINAPLTWFGDVTGIAAAIGKPTNLATIFGYVLAPIAWVIGTPWVDATTVGSLIGQKVVINEFVAYTELAQIVNGQVPGASLSSEGRLIATYALCGFANFSSIAIQIGGIGGLAPERRADLARFGLRAVLGGSIATFMTATIAGVLTHFS; encoded by the coding sequence ATGCTGGAAGGTGTCTGGCGGATCGGCTTCGGCCTGTTCGGACTGGTCGTGCTGCTGGGCATCACCTGGCTGTTCTCCAACAACAAGCGCGCAGTGGACTGGCGCCTGGTGCTCACCGGCGTGGTCCTGCAGATCGGCTTCGCCGCGCTGGTGCTGCTGGTCCCCGGCGGCCGCGATGTGTTCGACTGGCTGGGCCAGGTCTTCGTCAAGGTGCTGAGCTTCGTCACCGAAGGCTCGACCTTCATCTTCGGCAGCCTGATGAATGTCCAGAACTACGGCTTCATCTTCGCCTTCCAGGTGCTGCCAACCATCATCTTCTTCTCCGCCCTGATGGGCGTGTTGTACCACCTCAATGTCATGCAGGCGGTGGTGCGGATGATGGCCTGGGCGATCACCAAGGTCATGCGCGTGTCCGGCGCGGAGACCACCAGCGTGTGCGCCAGCGTGTTCATCGGCCAGACCGAGGCGCCGCTGACCGTGCGCCCGTACATTCCCAAGATGACCGAGTCCGAGCTGATCACCATGATGATCGGCGGCATGGCCCACATCGCCGGCGGCGTGCTGGCCGCCTACGTGGGCATGCTCGGCGGCGGCGACCCGGCCCAGCAGGCCTTCTACGCCAAGCACCTGTTGGCGGCCAGCATCATGGCCGCCCCGGCGACCCTGGTGGTGGCCAAGATCCTGATTCCCGAAACCGGCACGCCGCTGACCCGCGGCACGGTCAAGATGGAAGTGGAGAAGACCACCAGCAACATCATCGATGCCGCCGCGGCCGGCGCCGGCGACGGCCTGCGCCTGGCGCTGAACATCGGCGCGATGCTGCTGGCCTTCATCGCCCTGATCGCGCTGATCAACGCGCCGCTGACCTGGTTCGGCGATGTCACCGGCATTGCCGCGGCCATCGGCAAGCCGACCAACCTGGCGACCATCTTTGGCTACGTGCTGGCGCCGATCGCCTGGGTCATCGGCACGCCGTGGGTGGATGCGACCACCGTGGGCTCGCTGATCGGACAGAAGGTCGTGATCAACGAGTTCGTGGCCTATACCGAGCTGGCCCAGATCGTGAACGGTCAGGTGCCTGGTGCCAGCCTGAGCAGCGAGGGCCGGCTGATCGCCACCTACGCGCTGTGCGGCTTCGCCAACTTCAGTTCCATCGCCATCCAGATCGGCGGCATCGGCGGCCTGGCCCCGGAACGCCGTGCGGACCTGGCCCGTTTCGGCCTGCGCGCCGTGCTCGGTGGCTCGATCGCCACCTTCATGACCGCCACCATCGCCGGCGTGCTGACCCACTTCAGCTGA